A part of Cannabis sativa cultivar Pink pepper isolate KNU-18-1 chromosome 6, ASM2916894v1, whole genome shotgun sequence genomic DNA contains:
- the LOC115725520 gene encoding transcription factor bHLH146 — translation MMNKRIRRVRLLQTYKSPHHDLDFVRNYLSHLVPALRKINNQNSSSFCLCDEENGVNHNKLAKAVRFEVDMAFALSAKEFYFAWSHALEAKLIIQRDISVNNYNNKNTNNNNDSTYQRYSSLHQISFTNNFKSGEISTSGEVKMTMMMKKKRKLSRRRERKGTVAMKSSEEEDINIVGDRLARLRTLLPGGNEIILGESDDNQLLTQVASYIGCLQLQVNALKCLVELSHQ, via the coding sequence ATGATGAATAAACGAATTCGTCGTGTTCGCCTTCTCCAAACATACAAATCACCTCATCATGATCTTGACtttgttagaaattatcttaGTCACTTGGTACCAGCCTTAAGGAAGATCAACAACCAAAATAGCAGTAGCTTTTGCCTCTGCGACGAAGAAAATGGCGTTAATCATAACAAGCTAGCTAAGGCAGTCCGATTTGAAGTCGACATGGCATTTGCATTATCAGCAAAAGAGTTCTATTTTGCATGGAGTCATGCCTTGGAAGCGAAGCTTATTATTCAAAGAGATATAAGTGTGAATAAttataacaacaaaaatactaataataataatgattccACATATCAAAGATATTCTTCTTTGCACCAAATTTCTTTCACTAATAATTTTAAGAGTGGTGAGATTAGTACTAGTGGTGAGGTAAAGATgacgatgatgatgaagaagaagaggaagttgagtagaagaagagagagaaaaggtACTGTAGCAATGAAAAGTAGTGAAGAAGAGGATATTAATATTGTTGGTGACCGTTTGGCTCGATTGAGAACACTTTTGCCTGGAGGGAATGAGATAATATTGGGAGAGTCTGATGATAATCAATTACTCACACAAGTTGCAAGTTACATTGGCTGCCTCCAGTTGCAGGTCAATGCTCTCAAGTGTCTAGTGGAATTAAGCCACCAatga